A stretch of Triticum aestivum cultivar Chinese Spring chromosome 1D, IWGSC CS RefSeq v2.1, whole genome shotgun sequence DNA encodes these proteins:
- the LOC123181079 gene encoding transportin MOS14 produces the protein MEAQATATVKEALAALYHHPDDTIRTAADRWLQKFQHTLDAWQVADSLLHDESSNLETLMFCSQTLRSKVQRDFEELPSEAFRPLQDSLYGLLKKFNKGPPKVRTQICIAIAALAVHVPVEDWGGGGIVNWLGDEMKSQQEFIPSFLELLIILPQETSSYKIAARPERRNQFENDLCSSANVALSLLTACLGFDELKEQVLEGFASWLRFCHGITAATLASHPLVHTALSSLNTDQFLEAAVNVTSELIHFTVSRDSCGITEQFPLIQILIPHVMGLKEQLKDSSKDEEDVKAIARLFADMGDSYVDLIATGSGDAMQIVNALLEVTSHSEFDISSMTFNFWHHLKRNLTGRDSYTSCGSEVPIEAERNRRMQLFRPPFEVLVSLVSSRVEYPEDFHTFSEEDRRDFRYARYAVSDVLLDATDVLGGDSTLKILFMKLIQACGSGAEQNQNWQPLEAALFCIQAIAKSVSIEEKEILPQVMPLLPRFPHQEQLLQTVCSTIGAFSKWIDAAPAELPILPPLVDILNKGMSTSEDTAAAASVAFKYICEDCRGKFSGSLDGLFQIYHVAISGVGGYKVSSEDSLHLVEALSVVITTLPQDHARRALELICMPIINSLQEIIQQGESALQQVPARHLTVHIDRLSTIFSNVKLPEVVAEAVNRYWPTLKIIFDHRAWDTRTMESLCRSCKFAVRTCGRSMGITIGAMLLEIQTLYQQHNQSCFLYLSSEVIKIFGSDPSCASYLTCLIQTLFNHTIQLLRTIQDFTARPDIADDCFLLASRCIRYCPDLFVPTEIFPRLVDCAMAGVTIQHREACKSILCFLSDTFDLAKSPEGEKYRDLINTIVLQRGATLARIMIASLTGALPSGRLEEVSYVLLSLSRAFGGNMLNWTRDCIALIPPQALTDSERSRFLTIISDASSGSSLGSLTDRFAEISEVCRRNKAVQDIVQAALQPHDLAFMVAPQHS, from the exons GGATTGCTAAAGAAATTTAATAAAGGACCACCAAAAGTTAGAACACAG ATTTGTATTGCAATTGCTGCTCTGGCTGTGCATGTACCTGTGGAGGACTGGGGAGGTGGTGGCATCGTGAACTGGCTAGGCGATGAAATGAAATCTCAACAAGAGTTCATTCCAAGTTTCCTTGAACTGCTTATTATCTTGCCACAG GAAACTTCTAGTTATAAAATAGCTGCTCGTCCTGAAAGGCGCAATCAGTTTGAGAACGACCTTTGTTCATCAGCTAATGTTGCTCTTAGTCTATTGACTGCTTGCTTGGGTTTTGACGAGCTAAAAGAACAG GTTTTGGAGGGTTTTGCTTCTTGGCTTCGTTTCTGTCATGG AATTACCGCAGCTACCCTTGCTTCACATCCTTTGGTCCATACGGCACTCTCTTCGTTGAACACAGATCAATTTCTGGAGGCAGCTGTAAATG TTACCTCTGAGTTGATACATTTTACTGTATCTCGAGATTCTTGTGGCATTACTGAACAGTTTCCGCTGATCCAAATTCTCATCCCTCATGTTATGGGCCTCAAAGAGCAGCTGAAAGACTCATCTAAG GATGAAGAAGATGTAAAAGCTATTGCTCGTTTATTTGCAGACATGGGTGATTCCTATGTTGACTTGATTGCAACAG GTTCAGGCGATGCCATGCAAATAGTAAATGCACTACTGGAAGTTACTTCCCATTCAGAATTTGACATATCCTCCATGACGTTTAATTTCTGGCACCATCTTAAGCGTAATCTAACTGGGAG GGATTCGTATACATCGTGTGGATCTGAGGTGCCGATTGAAGCTGAAAGAAATAGAAGAATGCAACTATTCCGTCCTCCGTTTGAAGTTCTTGTGTCTCTG GTTAGTTCCCGAGTTGAATACCCTGAGGACTTTCACACTTTCTCGGAGGAAGACCGGAGGGATTTCAGATATGCTAGATATG CGGTTAGTGACGTGCTACTTGATGCAACTGATGTCCTTGGAGGTGACTCGACGCTAAAAATACTTTTCATGAAGTTAATTCAG GCATGTGGAAGCGGTGCCGAACAGAACCAGAATTGGCAACCATTAGAGGCTGCCCTTTTCTGTATACAAGCCATTGCTAAATCGGTTTCGATTGAAGAGAAGGAAATATTACCGCAG GTTATGCCATTGCTTCCAAGGTTTCCTCACCAAGAACAGTTGCTACAGACAG TTTGTTCAACCATTGGAGCATTTTCAAAATGGATTGATGCTGCCCCAGCTGAACTGCCCATCCTACCACCTTTGGTTGATATTCTCAACAAGGGCATGAGTACATCAGAGGATACAGCTGCAGCTGCTTCTGTGGCATTTAAGTATATATGTGAAG ACTGTAGGGGAAAGTTCTCGGGTTCATTGGATGGCCTTTTCCAGATCTATCATGTTGCAATAAGTGGAGTTGGTGGTTACAAAGTTTCTTCAGAGGACTCATTGCATTTGGTTGAAGCCTTAAG TGTGGTTATCACGACGCTTCCGCAAGACCATGCTAGAAGAGCCCTGGAGTTAATCTGCATGCCAATAATTAATAGCTTGCAG GAAATAATCCAGCAAGGTGAAAGTGCTCTTCAACAAGTTCCTGCTCGGCATTTAACCGTTCACATAGACCGGTTGTCGACCATTTTTAG CAATGTGAAACTTCCAGAAGTGGTTGCTGAAGCTGTCAATAGATACTGGCCCACACTGAAGATTATCTTTGATCA TCGGGCATGGGATACACGGACCATGGAGTCTCTATGCCGATCTTGCAAATTTGCT GTAAGGACATGTGGGAGGTCCATGGGAATCACCATTGGTGCAATGCTTCTAGAAATCCAAACACTATATCAGCAACACAATCAGTCTTGCTTCCTTTACTTATCCAGTGAAGTTATTAAG ATATTTGGGTCTGATCCATCTTGTGCAAGCTATCTTACATGTCTGATACAGACACTCTTTAATCATACAATACAATTGCTCAGAACTATTCAG GATTTTACAGCTAGACCCGACATAGCTGATGATTGCTTTCTGCTTGCGTCAAGATGTATTCGTTACTGTCCTGATCTATTTGTACCTACAGAGATTTTTCCAAGATTGGTTGATTGTGCAATGGCTGGTGTAACTATACAACATAG GGAGGCCTGCAAATCCATACTGTGTTTCTTATCTGACACCTTTGATCTTGCAAAATCACCTGAGGGGGAAAAGTACCGGGATCTAATAAACACAATTGTACTCCAGCGAGGTGCAACACTTGCAAGAATAATGATTGCTTCCTTAACAGGGGCGCTACCGTCTGGTCGCTTGGAGGAG GTCTCATATGTTCTGCTGTCCCTTAGCAGAGCTTTTGGTGGGAATATGTTGAATTGGACAAGGGATTGCATTGCTCTTATACCCCCACAAGCCCTAACAGATTCAGAACGCTCAAGATTCTTGACAATTATATCCGATGCATCATCGGGATCTAGTCTTGGTTCCTTGACGGATAGATTCGCTGAAATATCAGAGGTTTGCAGACGAAACAAAGCGGTGCAGGATATAGTTCAAGCTGCTTTGCAGCCTCATGACTTGGCCTTCATGGTTGCTCCGCAGCATTCATGA